The Streptomyces sp. DG1A-41 genomic sequence CCTGCGGTAGCTGGGCCGGGGGTTCTTGTCGTTCCCGGCGTCGTCCGGTTGCTCGGCGGTGGTGCTGGGCCCGGGCGTTGCGCAGCTCGGCGCGACGAGGTGCCGCTGGGACGGGTGCCGCCCCAGCGGCACGACTGCCCGCAGCGGCGCCTCCGGCGGCTGAACGGATCACCACGCGCCCGCACCCGCGACCGCAGCGGCGGCCCGCGATAGCCGAGGCGGGAGCACCGCGCGCCCGCACCCGTACGGCGAGAAGGGGACGTGTCGGGGGGTGTCCGCCCGCAGCGGTTGGCGCGTCAACGGGGAGCCGGCCGGTGTCCGACCCCGTCGCGCCGTTCGGAGGACGGACACCCCCCGGCACGTCCCCGACCCACACCCCGCGCGTAGGCGAAGGTACGGCACCCCTCACCGCACCCGCGCAGGCCGCCGCAGGCACACACCCGCCCGCCCCGAGCCATAATCGACCGGTGAGCGCAGAGAACGACGGCCCCCTCGCCCCCCGCCCCGAGCCCCTCCGTTTCTTCGGCACGACCTGGCTGAACCACGACAACGGCTACACAGCCCGCCGCATCGGCGTCGCCATCGGTTCACTCGCCGCCGCAGTCGTCTCCTGCCTCGTCCTCCGCCTCGCCTACCAGGGCCTCCGGATCGCCGCGATCGGCAGCTTCGTGACCCTGCTCATGGTCGTGATGTTCGCGATCTGTAGCGCGTTGGCCTTCCGCCACACCTGGGACGGCTTCACCCGCCGCCCCGACCCCGACCGCCAGGCGTCCCTCCGCTCCCTCCTGACCATCGGTTTCGTCGGCTCCCTCCTCGCGTACTTCTTCCGCTCCCTCACCGAGGCCCCCGGCGAAAGGCTCCGCCGCGAGGAGTACGAGGCAGCTCGCAAGCACCACGAGAAGCGCACGACCCGCCGCTCGGGCAACCCGTCGAAGATGCGCCGCCGCGCATAACCCGCCGGCCTCTCACCGAAAACTCACCACCCCT encodes the following:
- a CDS encoding EamA/RhaT family transporter, with product MSAENDGPLAPRPEPLRFFGTTWLNHDNGYTARRIGVAIGSLAAAVVSCLVLRLAYQGLRIAAIGSFVTLLMVVMFAICSALAFRHTWDGFTRRPDPDRQASLRSLLTIGFVGSLLAYFFRSLTEAPGERLRREEYEAARKHHEKRTTRRSGNPSKMRRRA